The following proteins are encoded in a genomic region of Arachis ipaensis cultivar K30076 chromosome B02, Araip1.1, whole genome shotgun sequence:
- the LOC107625504 gene encoding 2-oxoglutarate-dependent dioxygenase DAO, translating to MEVPVVDFQQLRNKEEELKKLREACERCGCFRIINHTVPETLMADMKSVAKYLHDLPVEIKTKNKPVIPESGYRPPSEISPFYEGLALYDIHKSPQSVDQFCSQLGVPPKQRKTIEAYGEAVNDLATSVSQKMAESLGVVSTDFKDWPLLFRVIKYSFNAESIGSVGIPMHTDTSFVTLLQDDDKVGGLEIMDHSGSFNAVPPQSGSFLCIIGDVGHIWSNGRFHNVKHRVLCKEATTRLTFGVFMFSPRDGKIDTPTELVDLNHPRLYRSFNYEDLRLFRVSARGELATFLANVANV from the exons ATGGAGGTTCCTGTAGTAGATTTTCAGCAACTCAGGAACAAAGAGGAGGAGTTGAAGAAGCTAAGAGAGGCATGTGAGAGATGTGGGTGCTTCAGGATCATCAACCACACGGTTCCAGAAACACTCATGGCGGATATGAAATCAGTGGCAAAGTATCTTCACGACCTCCCCGTGGAGATCAAGACGAAGAACAAGCCAGTGATCCCTGAATCTGGCTACAGGCCACCATCTGAAATAAGTCCTTTCTATGAGGGGTTGGCACTCTATGACATTCACAAGTCGCCGCAGTCTGTGGACCAATTCTGCTCTCAATTGGGTGTGCCACCAAAGCAGAG GAAAACAATTGAGGCATATGGTGAAGCTGTTAATGACTTGGCAACAAGTGTATCACAAAAAATGGCCGAGTCTTTGGGCGTAGTGAGTACTGATTTTAAGGACTGGCCATTGCTATTTAGGGTTATCAAGTATAGCTTCAATGCAGAAAGCATAGGCTCCGTAGGAATACCGATGCATACGGATACAAGCTTTGTGACCTTACTTCAAGATGATGATAAAGTTGGAGGTCTTGAAATTATGGACCACTCTGGTTCATTTAATGCAGTCCCTCCCCAATCTGGATCCTTCCTTTGTATTATTGGAGATGTTGGACAC ATATGGAGCAATGGAAGATTTCACAATGTGAAACACCGGGTATTATGCAAGGAAGCAACTACACGTCTTACTTTTGGTGTGTTTATGTTTTCACCAAGGGATGGTAAAATTGATACCCCAACAGAGTTGGTGGACCTTAATCACCCACGGCTATATCGCTCATTCAACTATGAAGATTTAAGGCTGTTTCGAGTTAGCGCACGAGGGGAATTAGCAACGTTCTTGGCCAATGTTGCAAATGTGTAG